CGGGGTCGTTGTGATTCGTGCAGCCGTACTGGTAGAGGCAGAACGGGCATCCGCCTTCGCAGTCGCAGTCCAACGTCTCGGCGACGATCTCCATCGCCCGCTGGAAGTTCCCGTCGTCGTCGCCGTCAGAGCCCTGGGTCAGGAGGACGCTGATACCACTCCCACCCTCGTCGCCGTCGTAGACGAATGTCCCTTCCTCTTCGATCGTCTCGGGGACTTTCCTGACGCCGACGCCGCCAATGTACTGCAGCGCCGCACGGAACCCGTGTGCGAGTGTGTGCTCGAGTTCCTCGGAGGCCAGCTGCAGCCGGACGCCAGCGGTCTCGAACTCGGTGGCCAGGCGGACGGCCTTCGAGTCGCCAACGTCATGTTTGGGGTTCTGCAGACAGTAGGCAGCGTCGTCGGTACGCGCAACCACGCCCGAGCAATTGTCGCGGTCACAGAGTTCGAAGACGGTCGGGAGACCGTCCGAACCGCCGCCCTTGTACGTGGCGAAGAACTGGGTCGATGACGATCGGAGCTGGAGATCTCCGTGCTCCAGCGTCCCGACATAGTCCCCATCCTCGGTCACGATGCGGAACTGGCGGTTCTCGGCGGCTTCGAACGACACCGCCTCGTCTTCGACGGGCGCGTACGTGTTCTGGACCTCTTCCTGCTGGTTCCGGTAGATCGCCGCGGGTGTCAGCGCGTCCCCGTCTGCCGTGCGATCGATCGGCAGGCTGTCCTTGTAGGCCCGGACACGCCGCGGGACGACGGTCTCGAGCCGCTTCAGGCGCTCACCGCAGTGTTCGCAGTGCGAGGCGTCGACGTCTTCGGTCTCGCCACACCGGAGACAGATCGCCTCGTCCGGGACGTTCTTCCGGACTTCCTGGGTCATATGTGAGTCCTCGACGACCTCGGTGACGACGTAGGTCTCATCATCGCCGTGGAGATACGCCGCGCCGGGGTGGAGCTCCGAGAGCGCGATCTGGCGGTCGCGGTCGAGTTCGCCGTTGGTCGCCGACTGGAACCCATCGCCGATGAGATCGTAGGTCACGCTAGCCGAGACCGACCGAAGACTGAACGCGGCGTCGCTGTACCGGTTCAGGAACGTTCGGAACTGCATGCTCTCGAGTCGCATCAGGAACTCGTCCAGTCGTGTCCGCCGGTCCCGAAGTCGGTCGAGTTCCTCACGCTGATCCGTCCCCGATTCGTCGCCTCGCCACCCGCGTCGCCGGCTTCGCGAGGACCGCCGGAGGTCGCTGATGCGGTCCTCCACGCGATCGAGTTCCTCGTAGAGGTCGTCCTCGAACGCGACGTACCGGTCGACGATATCCCGCTCGAAACTCTCGAGGGCGTCCGCGACGAGCTCGTCGTACTCGTCGAGCAGCGACACTGTCGTGCCGTCGCAGTCGTCGGCGGCGCAGGGCCCCTCATACCCCGCCTCGTGCTTGCGACCGCAGCGATCGCAGGGGCTGAATCGAACGATATCGGCGAGATACTCCTGCAGGCGGTCGGCGTCCTCTTCGACCACTTCGTGCAGCGCCTCCAGCGGCGAGATGGGCGCTCCGGGCTGGAGTTGTCCGCACCCGTTTGCCAGCAGCGTGCTGAAGGTCACCACGTCGTTCGGCCGAGGCGTCTCGGCGCGAGAGACGATTTCGTCGTCCTCCTCGTAGACGAACAGATCGTCCATAGCGCTCATCTCGCGACGCCACGGGACCCAACGCGTCGCCGCCACGGCGTCGAGGACGGCCCACGTGAGCGATCGCTGGAGGACCTCGCGGTTCACCTCGTTCAGTGGCACCGGCTGGGCTTCCGACTGGATGAGTTCCCCCGGGCGGCGGAAGTAGTAGTAGTCGATGGGGTTGCGCTGGCTGACCGAGTGCACGAGCGAGGATCCGGAGTCCCGCCCGGCCCGTCCCACCCGCTGGAGGTATGAGTTCGTGTTGGGAGGCGTCCCGTACAGCAACAGCGAGTCGAGATCACCGATGTCGACGCCGACCTCCATCGCCGGCCCTGACGAGAGGAAGTTGGGGTGGCGTCCCTCGCGGAACTGATACTCCAGGCGGCGCCGATCGGACCGCTCGGTCTGCCCGAAGTACGAATCGCTGAGCAACACCATCGGGTCCGAGGACTCGATACGGTACGCCAGCCGATCGAAGTGGGGATGGGAGAACGCCGACCGTGCGACGTAGTCGTCAGTGAACGAGACGAGGTCGGCCTCGACATCACGGCAGGCCAGGTCGAATGTCGTGTAGAACTGCTCTGCCGCCGGGTCGTACTTGACCGGCGTCGACTCGTCGGTCAGCGTAACCTCGACGGCGTCGGGCGCCAGCGCCACGACGACGCTCCCGTCCGAGTCTCGCTTTTCGAGGACGCCCGCGTCGACCAGTTCCTCGACGTGATGGCCCGCGCCCTCGACCTCCTCGGCGAGCGTAGAGACGTAGCGCGCGCTCTGGGCGTGGAACTCGGTGAGCAGTTCCTGCTTTGTCTCGTCGAGCGACGGAATATCGGTGTCGAGACGGACATCGACCAGCCCGTTCTTCACGAGGCGAGGCGTCCGGCGGCGGTTGTTGAACCGCCCGGACAGCACGCGTGCGGCCACCTCGTCGCGGACGTAGCGTTCAAGGGACTCGTCGTATGCCGTCAGTCGTCGCTCGAGTGGCGAGCGATGGGCGTCAGCCGACGTCTCCAGCATCTCCTCGTACTCGGAGACGGCCGCCCAGACGCGATCGCCGAGTTCCTCAAGCGTCGCCCAGTCGTTGTCGACTTCCTCAAGAGCCTCGGTGGTCAACTGACTGAAGAACAGCGACGTCTCCGGTTCCTCAAAGTTCCGGGCCAGTTCCTTCATGTCGGACTGACTGTCCGCAAACGAGAGCAGCTTAGCCCGCTCGAACGACTCGGGGTCATCGGGATCGGCTGACGCCCGGAGTTGGTACTGAGACGAGGTCACGGCCGTGTTGCCCGGACCGCGGAGCATCGACTCGTAGCGGCGATGCTTCGAGTACGATTTCCCCCTGTCATAGCAGGGCACGGCTCCCGGGAAGTCGGTCGGCGAGCGCACCGAACCACGTTCGTCGACCATCTTGTAGGTCCGGTACCCCTTCGGCACCGTCTTAACGTCGGGGTCGTCGCAGAAGCACTCCTGCTCGGGGAACAGTTCGCGGTCGCAGGACTGGCACTGCGAAACGCGGTCGAGATCGAACAGCGCAGTGCGGGCGAACCGCCGCTTCCCGCACTCGCAGGTCCGCGGGGCCTCGCCGAGGTAAACCGCGTTACAGTCTTCGCCGCTGCACTGCCACCCGAGGAAGCGCTTGGGTCGCAGGGCGCCGCCGCAGGCGCAGCGTTCTCCAGCAGTGTCGGGGTAGGTCTCGTCGCACTCGTCGCAGTAGAGAGTATCGTCGGCGAGGGGGTGAAGTTCCTCGTGCGAACAGGACTGGCACTCGTGGGTGTCCGTCGCCTCGGTGTGTGCGCCGCAGTCAGGGTTGGTACACTCGTAAGCCTCACGGTCGTCCGTAAGCACCATCGGTGCTTCGGCGTCGCAGGACGTGCACTGCCGCACGCGGTCGATGGTCTGGCGGTCGCCGCACTCGGAGCACTCGTAGAATGGCCGCCAGAGCGCGCGGATCATATCCGTCTCGCTCTCGGTTCCCTCGTCGCAGTTGCAGGTCTGGACGTCGAAGTACTCGAATCGCCCCTCCGAGGACGTCACCGTGAGCGGTTCAAGACGCTCGCAGGCAGGACAGAACCAGGACTCCAGGGCTTCTTCTCCGCAGTGTCGGCAGTAGGAAAACTTCGTCACGAAGTGGTGGTCGCACTCCGCGCACTGGCCCCGGGGCGTGTCGTAGACCGTCCCGCAGTGCAGGCAGGTGTAGTATCCGTCGGTAGGCCAGGAGAACAGGTGGACCCGGCTCTCAAGGACGCCCGCCAGCCGCCCGATCGCGACGAAGTTCTCCCGGATCGTCGCCGCGACCCTCTCGTCGACGTCAAGTTCGGCGGCGACCGTCTCGGTCAATCCGGCGAGTTCCTGCGGGTCCTCGTAGAGTTCCAGGTACAGCGCCCGGACGAAGTCAAGGTCGTCGTCCCCACCGTGGAGCAACCGCTCGTATAGGGCATCTTCGACCCGACGAAGCGCGGTCGTCGGCGTCGCGTCGTCGGGCACGTTGACGTCGGCGAGCTCGAGCAACCGCTCACCGACCGGCCCCGGATCGTCGCTGTCGGCCAGCGCCTGTCCGAACGCCTCAACGTCGAGTGAGTTCGAACGGAACGCCTCCGGAACGGTCGTCGGCATCGGTGCATCGAGCGTCTGCGGATCCTCGGTCACGACCGATGTCTCGGGGTCGGTGAATGGCAGGATCCGGTTGAAGATGGCCCGGCGGTTCGAGACGGTTGCGCTCGCACCGATCACCTGCAGATCGTCGTCCTCGATGGCGTCGTTATCGAGCAGTTCCTGTCGCGACCGGGCGTAGCGTCGCATCAGCCCGGTGGTGAACGCGCCGAACAGCTCGGAGTACTCGTGAATCTCGTCGAAGACGACGAACCGTGGCTGCTCGACGAACGCCGACTGCTCGTCGGTCTCGTTGACGTTGAACAACCGGTAGTTGACGGTGTCGGGGTTCGTCAGGAGGATGTCGACCTCTTCGGCCACGATCTCGTCACGGGTCAGGCGGATGAAGTCGAGATCGACATCCGGTGTTCCGGTCGCGTCGTGGTCGACACGGAACTGCTCGTCTTCGGTCCGCTCGACAGTCAGTGAGCCGTCACAGTGCTCGCAGGGACACTCGAAGAACTTGTAGGCGGTCTGCAGGTACTCGAACTCCTGCGGATCGTTCTGGGGCGTGTCGCCGTCGAAGATACCGACCGTGATGCGGTCGGTCCCCGTGCGGTTTCGGTTGAGTTCGTAGAGGTACTCGATGAGGCGCTTTAGCTGATCCTGAGCGAGTGCCTTCGTCGGGTAGGTCAGGATGCATTTGACGCTCTGTGGCGGATGCTCGGGATGTTCGCCGGCTTTCGCCTCGCAGATGTACTGGAGGATCGGGACGAGCCAACTCTCGGTCTTTCCCCGGCCAGTCCCTGCGGTCACCAGGGTGTGGTCACCGTCGAGGACCGACCGGACGGTCTCGGCTTGGAACTCGTAGAGGTGCTCGAATCCTGCCTCGGTGAACGTGCGAACGACGTCCTCGTGCAGGCTGACTTCGTCGGCGAAGGACTCCCAGTCGGGCCCCCGCTGGGGGAGGTCCAGCGCCTGAAGGAAGGGGCCCCGCGTCCGCGTGAACGAGGTCACTGCCTCTTCCAGTGGTTCGTCGGCATCCGTTTCCGCGTACCGGTCGATCACGTCCCGGAGGACCCGGGACTGACCGGACGCGACGACGTGTTCCGCGTACGCTCGCTTCGTCTGTTCCGCGAGTTCGATCGTGTCGTCTTGTGAGCTCATGAGTCGGGTTTGGTGTCTTCGTTCGGTTCGGTTCGTTCGATGCCGGTTCCACCGTCGGTCGCCAGTACGGCTGTCGAGGCCCGATTGAGGCGTTCGAACAGTCCTTCGCGATCGAACGAGCGCCCCCGGTTGTGCGTGTCGCAGCCGTACTGGTAGAGGCACAAGGGGCAGCCGTCGTCGCAGTCACACCGGAAGTGCTCGCGGAGGAGCGAGATTGCCTGCTCGAAGTTCCGCCGGCCCTCGCCGCTTTCGAACAGCAGCCCGGTCACCCCGGCGCCGCCCTCCTGGGCGTCGAACAGGTCTACGACGCCGTCGCCGTGGACGACTTCCGAGAGTTCGCGGATGCTCACGCCGCCGAGATACTGGAGTGCGACTCGGAACCCGTGGACCAGGGTGTGCGCCTCGGCGGTATCGTCCAGATCGACGCGGATCCCGTCGGTCTGATACTCGTAGCCGAGCCGGGCCAGTTCGTAGCCGGTATCGTGTGCGGGGCCATGGTCTGCGTTCGCGCTGCAGTGCAACTGGTCGTCCTCGTTCCGATAGACGGTACCGGGGCAGTCGTCGTCGCCACAGAGCATGAACGGCGTCGTCTCGCCGTCCATTTCGCCGGACTTGTACTTCGCACGGAAGCCGTCCGTGTGGAGCAACACGTCGATGCTCCCGTACTCGACAGTGCCCAGCGGCTCGCCGTCCTCGCCCGTCAGATCGAAGCGCTTGACCGGTTCGAACTCGAGGACCTCCGTCTTCCGCTCGGCGTAGGTGTTCTGGATCTCGTTCGACGGCTCCCGATACACCGTCCGTGCGGGATCGCCGTCCGCCGACATCAGGAGGTCAGACCGGTGGGCCCGTACCGACTCGGGGACGACCAATCGACGCCGCCGGAGATCCGTGTCGGCGCCGCAACTGCAGGTATCTCCCGGAGCCTCGTGGCCCTCTCCGCAGGCGGGACAGACGTACTCCTCGGCGAGTCCACTCGCCTGGCTACGCCGGACGCGCTCGCGGAGTTCCGACGACGCGAACTCATCGGTCGAGAGTTGGGAGACCACGTACGCGTCGCCGCCATCGAGGTACGCCGCTCCCGGGTGGAGTTCGCTGATCGCCATCCGCATCGACCGCCCGTCGTCCTCGCCGATGCTACGGGTCCGGTAGCCGTCCTCGCCCGCGTCGATGAGGCCGACGCCGACGTTGTTCGTCACGCTCCGCATGTTGAACGCGTAGCGACTCTGTCGTGACTCGCGCAGGAAGTCGAGATAGGACATTCGCTCGATCTGGTCCAGTCGCCGTCTGAGCGCCTCTTTCCGGTCGGCGAGCGTGGCGCGCTCCTCCGAGATGCGTCGTGCCTCCTCGCCGGAACTTGCTCGGCGGCGATCACGCTTGAGCTTCCTCCAGCGCCGCTGGACATCCTCGAGTTCGTCCTCGAGTTCGCGGCGATACTCACCGTAGTGGTCGATGAATCGCTCACCGAACCGCTCGACCGCCTCGTCGATCAAGTGCTCGAACTCTGACAGCGCGTCGCGGAGGTCGCCCGAGCAGTCGTCGTCGACGCAGGTCTCGCGGTCGGTGTCGCGGTCGTACTTGCGATTGCACTCGACGCAGTACCGGTGGTCCAACAGCCGCTCGAGGTGCTCCCGGATCTCTCGATCGTAGTCGTGGACCACTGTCCCTAGGGCGGCTAACTTCGAGTTCCGCGACTGCAGGCCGAGTTCCTTCGTCCGTGCCGACATCACGTGAGTCAGCTTCGCGACATCGTCGCCGGACGAGGGGTGACGGTGCTCGAATTCATCACCGCCGCTAACCGACGCGTATCGTCCACGCCGCTCGACTTCCCATGGGACGACGAAGTTCGCGGCTACGTAATCGAGCACACCCCACGTTAGCGAGACGCGGAGCACCTCCTCGTTGTACTCCTTGAGCGGGACCGGTTGCGGGTCGGCAGCCATCAGGTCCGCCGGCTGCTCGTAGTAGTAGTAGTCGATGGGGTTGCGCTGACTGACCGAGTGCACGAGCGAGGATCCGGAGTCACGCCCGGCACGACCGATCCGCTGCAGGTACGCATTCATGTTCGGTGGCGTGCCGTACAGCAGTAGTGCGTCGAGGTCGCCGATGTCGACGCCGAGTTCCATCGTCGGCCCCGACGAGAGGAAGTGGGGCTGGTTTCCTTCGCGGAAGAGATACTCGAGTTCGCGCCGCTCCTTCTTCTCGGTCATCCCGTGGTAGACCTGCCCGACAAGCATGCGAGGCTCCGAGTACGTCGTCCGGTATGCACGAGCGGTGAACCGGGGGTGCTCCGGGTCCGCTAGGGCCTCGATCGACGTGTTCGAGGGGACGGCGTCCCCGCTTCGTCCGCCGAACTGCGCGTCGATCGTCTGATCGTAGCTGCCGATCGACGGTCTGTAGTATAGATCGTCGTCGTCGCCCGTGAGCGTCACTTCAAGCGCACTCGGATCGAACTCGACGTAGTCGTCGTCCGCCTCGAGCACGCCCTGATTGTCGAGGTCGTTCACGACCCCCCGGACGTCCGTCGACGGGGACGGCGGATCGATATTTTCGATCGAACTTCCAGAGCCGTTCTTGACGAGTTCCTGTACGATCCCTCGCTCCTCGGCAGAGAGTTCCGCGCGAACGTCCGGATCAAGTCGGACGTCGACCAGTCCGGCGTCAGCGAGGGCACCCCCGAACTCCCCGTACCGGCCGCTGTAGCTGTGGGGATACAACCGGCGCCGAAGTCGGTCCCGGACGGCCTCCTCGGTGTCCATGTGCCGCCTCGGGATATCGACGAGTTCCTCGGTGAGATCAAAGGTCACTCCACGGACGTCTTGCGGCGGCGCCAACTCGTCGCCGAGGTCCTCGATTAATTCCATCGCGTCGTCAAGGACGGTTTCGGCGTCGATCCATGGTTCGCGCCGACGGGTGGCCTCGACCAGCGTCTGGTCCATCAGCGTCGCCGCTTCGGGCTCTGAAAAGTCGCGGTTGACCTCCTTCATGTCGCGGTGGGAGTCCGCGAACGAGAGGAGCTTGGCCGCTCTGTGCCCCTCTTCGTCGGCGACTCGCCGGAGGAGGTATTGGCTGGTCGTCACCGCGAGGTTCCCCGGCCCACGGACGAGCTCGTCGTACCGGCGGTCAGTGTCGTAGTTCTGCCCCTGGTGCGTGCAGGGCGCGACGCTTGAGAACGAACTCGCCGCTCGTACGCTCCCGTCCGGCTGGATGGTCTGGTACGCCTGGAACGGCGTTTCTCGCGTCCTGACGGCGCCGTCACAGTCACACACCGGATCGCCGACGGTACTCGTCCCGCAGGACTCGCAGTACGAGTCGGCGAGCACTTCGAACAGCCCCGCCCGCGCGAAGGTGTACGATCCGCAGGGGCAGGTGTCGGGCGGATCGCCGAAGTACTCCTGGTCGCAAGAGTCCTTCCGGCACACCCAGGGGACTAGTCGCGTCTGCGTCAGTGATCGGCCGCAGTCGCAGGTTACCGGAAGGTCCGCTTCGTGCGATCGCCCGCAGCCGGGGCAGTCGACGGGACCGTCGCCTGTGACCGGCCGCTGGTCCCCGCCGCAGGTGGGACAGCCGGGATCGTAGCCGACGCTCGCCTCGCAGTCGGGGTTCGGACACCGGTACTGGTCCGGTCCGACGTGGACGAGATCGGTCGCGCACTCGGGACAGCCCCCCCTCGTCGACCGCGTCGTCCGTTCCCCGCAGGACTCGCACTCGAGCGTCGGCTGGAAGGTAATCCGAAGTGAGCGTACCTCCTCGTCGCGGGCCGCCAGACAGTGCTGGCAGTGGTGTTCCTCGTCGGTACGGCGTTCACCCTCCTCGCTCGGGATATAGGGGTCCAGCTGCTCGCATGACGGACAAAACCACGCGACTAGCGCCTCGTCGTCGCAGCGGCTACAGTACGTGCTGCGTGTGACGAAGCCGTGGCCACAGGCCCTACACGTCTCCTGTGGCGAAGCGTACACCGCCTCACAGGCGGTACAGGCGTAGAAGCCGTCGATCGGCCACGAGAAGAGGTGCGTTCGGTTCTCGAGGAGGCCGGAGAACGTCCCGAGGATGGTGAAATTCTCCAGCACCCGTTCGGCCTCGGTCTCCGTCAGGTCGAACTCACTTGCGATCCACTCAAGGAATGCCTCATAGGTCCGGGGTTCCGAGGAGAGTTCGTCGTGTAGTACTCGGAAGGCGGCGACAACGGGCGACGCGTCCGCGCCCTCGTTCGCGATGGCGTCGAAAAGGTCGTCGCCCAGGAGTTCGAGCAACCGGTCGTTGTCGTACGCCGACGCGTCAACGTTGAAATCGATATCGGCCAGTAACGGCGGAGTTCGCTTCCCGCGTGCGAACGAGAGTAGTTCCTTCTCCTCGAGCGTCGACTCCGTGAACGCGGGCGGCATGCTCGTCTCCGACGGCGCGTCGAGGGAACGAGATCGCTCGTCGACATGTTCAACCTCCGTCGCGCCGCTGATCTGCTGGAACAGTTCAACGTCGTTCTCCACGGTCGCACTGCTGGCAATCACCTGGAGGTCGTCGCACCCGCGGTCCTCGCGGAGGGCGCGCATACGCTTGGTCAGCGTGGCAGTATAGCTCCCGAACAACCCGTCATAGGTATGAACCTCGTCGAACACGAGGAACTCGGGATCGTACACGAAGGTCTCGTGCTCGTCGGGCGCGTTGACGTTCACGAGTTTCATGTTGATCGTGTCCGGGTTCGTCAACAGGATGTCGACGCCCTCAGTGAGGATCGCGTGCTTGGTAAGCCGGATAAAATCGAGCGGCACGTCCTCGGTGCACTGGCGCTTCTCCGGGCGGAGCTCGTAAGACTGCCCGCTGTTGTGGACGTGGACGCCCTGCCGGCAGTTGCGGCACTTCTCGAGATCCTCATTCGCACCGGGGCATTCGGTGTATTTGAACGACGACTCGAGGTACCCCTGGGCGTTTGCGCTCATATTCGTCGGCGTGTCGCCGTCGTAGATCCCGATCGTGATCTGCTGGTTCGTCGGCCACTGCTCGTTGATCCGGTAGAGGTACTGGACCAGCCGCTTGAACTGGTCCTGTGCCAGGGCCTTCGTGGGGTAGATGAGCGTCGCGGTTGTGCCGTCCCCGTCGCCGCGGCGCTTCTTCTCTAAGATGCGGTCGAGAATCGGGATCAGCCATGCTTCGGTTTTCCCCCGACCCGTGGCGGCCGTGACGACGGTGTCGCGGCCGTCGCGGATCGCCTCGATGCTCCGCTCTTGGAAGTCGTACAGGCGCCGGAACCCCAGGTCGTCGAAGGTCTTCCTGATGAGCGGGTTCAGCCCCACGCTTGAGGCGAACGACCGCCAGGACTCGTCGCTCCAGTTGGGCACGTCCAGCGCCTGGAGGTACGGCCCGCGGACGTTGATGAGGTCGTCGGGGTCGTCGAGGAGACGCTCTTGGCGGTTCGCGATGCTTCGCGCGGCCGGCCCCGTCCGGCCGACGAAGTGGTTCTGGTAAGCGCGAACGGCCTCGGTGGCGCGCTGAGTAGGATTCTCCATTCCTACAGCGTCACCTCAAGCACGTCGCGGAACTCGTCGACGCCTAGCAGTTCCTCTACGACGTCACCATCGAGGTCACGGAAGGAGACGTTCTCTCCGCGACCGAGCTCCTTCAGGAGGTTGATCGTGTCGTCGCTGAGGCTGTACCGGTCCTGCAGTTCGTCCCAACTAACGACGCCGTCGTTCCACTTCCGCTCAAGTCCCTGCCACTCTGACTGCAGGGAATTGACGCCGGTGGAGTCGTCCCATATGCGGCTGTCGACGAACTCCTCGATGTCGTTGAGCAGCCGGGACGATTCCCGAGAGTCGGGCATCAGCGTCTGAATACGCCGTGCCGCCTGGACGTCGCTCCGCCAAGCGGCCTGGAGCTCGTTCAGCTCCGTCCGGAGGAGGTTCCGCGCGTCGTCGGCCTCCGACTTCGCGGTCTGGACCTTGGCCGTGTACTGTTCGCTCCGGCCGTCGTCGATCAGCTCCCAGTAGTCGTCCGCGGTCCGGTCCAGGACCTGACGTGCCTGATGACGCGCGTCCTCGACCGTCCCGGGCGTGTCGCGACCGAAGACCCGCGTGTAGATATCGTTCAGTCGTTCGACCTCTTCCATTCGATTCCGAAGCCCGACAAGAGACGTCTCCAGCGACGACGCGCTCCCGGTGTGCTCCTGCAGTTTGGCCTCGAAGTTCGTTGCTTCCTGGTAGTCGTCCGCTTTCGATCGCAGTGCTTCGACCGTTTCTTCGAGATTCGATGACATGGTCACTCACCTCCGATGACGTCGGCGATCTCATCGCGTGTCGCGACGAGGGTGCGGAACTCCTCGGAGTCCCTAACTGCGCTCTCCAGTTCGTTGTCTATCTCGGGAACTTCGACGACCTGCGCGGTCTCGATCATCTCGCCGATGGCCTCGTAGATCTCCCACTCCGCGGCCGTCTCCCGACTCTCCTCGAACTCGTGCATCAGTCCGACGAGTTCGGGTCCGCTTGCGGACTCGACCTCTCGGAACCGCTCGATGTCCTTCGCGAACGCCCCGAGCTGGAACCGGTCCTCGTTTTCGAGGCGTTGTCGCCGATTTTCCCACTTGTTACGCATGTTCACGTCGAGGTCGCCGACGATCTCCAGCAATTCATCGTATAGCTCCTGGAGTTCGTGGAGCGAGTGGCTCTCGTCGTACCAAGCGTCGATCTCCTCTACGGTCTCGGTGATGTACTCGACATCGTTCGGACCGAGCCCGTTGAGTTCCTGTGCGTAGACCTTCACGTACTCGAGGACGGGCGCCATTTTAATCGTCGCGTTCGACCGCGTCGTTCCGACCTTGTATGCGTCCGGGAGGTCGTCGGTGTCGATGAACATTGCTTCCTCGAGGTATGTCTCGAGGTCGTTGGCGACCGCCCCGTAGGCCTCGTTCAGCCGCTCGGCGTCGACGAAGTTCTCCTTGATCTTGAAGAATCCCTCCGCGAGATCGGTCGGGACGCTGCTCTGGGTGCTCAGGTCGGTGAGCGCTTCGAAGAAGGGGTGAGTCCTGTCGAACCGCTTCTCGACCGGGTGGGGATACTCGTCCGGGTGTTCGTATGACTCGAACACCTGGTCGCGCGTCAGCCCGGTCTCCCCCCGCGCTGCGTTGACGAGGAGGTACTGGGCCACGACGACGAACTCCTCAATCGTCCAGCCCTCGAAGCAGTCCTCGATGCGCTCGCGCATCGTCCGCTTGAACTCGGCGACTGAATCGTCGGCCCAGTTGCGCAGTAATCCGTAGTTGAGGTCGTAGCGGTCCTCGTAGGGGAGTTCGTCGTCGGCGCTGATTCCGTACCAGAACAGCGGCTCGTAGATCCGATCGTACTCAGAACCGAACGGGAGCTCGATGCTGATACCCGTCCGCTCGTCGACCCCCTGTAGCGATACG
The nucleotide sequence above comes from Halosolutus halophilus. Encoded proteins:
- a CDS encoding DEAD/DEAH box helicase → MSSQDDTIELAEQTKRAYAEHVVASGQSRVLRDVIDRYAETDADEPLEEAVTSFTRTRGPFLQALDLPQRGPDWESFADEVSLHEDVVRTFTEAGFEHLYEFQAETVRSVLDGDHTLVTAGTGRGKTESWLVPILQYICEAKAGEHPEHPPQSVKCILTYPTKALAQDQLKRLIEYLYELNRNRTGTDRITVGIFDGDTPQNDPQEFEYLQTAYKFFECPCEHCDGSLTVERTEDEQFRVDHDATGTPDVDLDFIRLTRDEIVAEEVDILLTNPDTVNYRLFNVNETDEQSAFVEQPRFVVFDEIHEYSELFGAFTTGLMRRYARSRQELLDNDAIEDDDLQVIGASATVSNRRAIFNRILPFTDPETSVVTEDPQTLDAPMPTTVPEAFRSNSLDVEAFGQALADSDDPGPVGERLLELADVNVPDDATPTTALRRVEDALYERLLHGGDDDLDFVRALYLELYEDPQELAGLTETVAAELDVDERVAATIRENFVAIGRLAGVLESRVHLFSWPTDGYYTCLHCGTVYDTPRGQCAECDHHFVTKFSYCRHCGEEALESWFCPACERLEPLTVTSSEGRFEYFDVQTCNCDEGTESETDMIRALWRPFYECSECGDRQTIDRVRQCTSCDAEAPMVLTDDREAYECTNPDCGAHTEATDTHECQSCSHEELHPLADDTLYCDECDETYPDTAGERCACGGALRPKRFLGWQCSGEDCNAVYLGEAPRTCECGKRRFARTALFDLDRVSQCQSCDRELFPEQECFCDDPDVKTVPKGYRTYKMVDERGSVRSPTDFPGAVPCYDRGKSYSKHRRYESMLRGPGNTAVTSSQYQLRASADPDDPESFERAKLLSFADSQSDMKELARNFEEPETSLFFSQLTTEALEEVDNDWATLEELGDRVWAAVSEYEEMLETSADAHRSPLERRLTAYDESLERYVRDEVAARVLSGRFNNRRRTPRLVKNGLVDVRLDTDIPSLDETKQELLTEFHAQSARYVSTLAEEVEGAGHHVEELVDAGVLEKRDSDGSVVVALAPDAVEVTLTDESTPVKYDPAAEQFYTTFDLACRDVEADLVSFTDDYVARSAFSHPHFDRLAYRIESSDPMVLLSDSYFGQTERSDRRRLEYQFREGRHPNFLSSGPAMEVGVDIGDLDSLLLYGTPPNTNSYLQRVGRAGRDSGSSLVHSVSQRNPIDYYYFRRPGELIQSEAQPVPLNEVNREVLQRSLTWAVLDAVAATRWVPWRREMSAMDDLFVYEEDDEIVSRAETPRPNDVVTFSTLLANGCGQLQPGAPISPLEALHEVVEEDADRLQEYLADIVRFSPCDRCGRKHEAGYEGPCAADDCDGTTVSLLDEYDELVADALESFERDIVDRYVAFEDDLYEELDRVEDRISDLRRSSRSRRRGWRGDESGTDQREELDRLRDRRTRLDEFLMRLESMQFRTFLNRYSDAAFSLRSVSASVTYDLIGDGFQSATNGELDRDRQIALSELHPGAAYLHGDDETYVVTEVVEDSHMTQEVRKNVPDEAICLRCGETEDVDASHCEHCGERLKRLETVVPRRVRAYKDSLPIDRTADGDALTPAAIYRNQQEEVQNTYAPVEDEAVSFEAAENRQFRIVTEDGDYVGTLEHGDLQLRSSSTQFFATYKGGGSDGLPTVFELCDRDNCSGVVARTDDAAYCLQNPKHDVGDSKAVRLATEFETAGVRLQLASEELEHTLAHGFRAALQYIGGVGVRKVPETIEEEGTFVYDGDEGGSGISVLLTQGSDGDDDGNFQRAMEIVAETLDCDCEGGCPFCLYQYGCTNHNDPDTFDKEHLVDLLGEGLQLEPVDGGADE